A single region of the Stenotrophomonas sp. Marseille-Q4652 genome encodes:
- the thiC gene encoding phosphomethylpyrimidine synthase ThiC encodes MNAQLLALQQQAQQLSEAVTRPIPGSHKIHVQGSRPDLRVPMREITLTRTPTAFGGQENAPVTVYDPSGPYTDPQAAIDLCAGLPALRRGWIEERGDTELLDGLSSAFGRSRENDPRLEAVRFPNRVLPRRARAGSNVTQMHYARRGIITPEMEFVAIRENQRLEAIRDAGLLAQHPGESFGASVPKIITPEFVRDEIARGRAILPNNINHPESEPMIIGRNFLTKINANIGNSAVSSGIAEEVEKLVWAIRWGGDTVMDLSTGKHIHETREWIIRNSPVPIGTVPIYQALEKVDGRAEELTWEIFRDTLIEQAEQGVDYFTIHAGVLLRYVPLTAKRVTGIVSRGGSILAKWCLAHHRENFLYTHFEEICEIMKAYDVAFSLGDGLRPGCIADANDAAQFGELETLGELTKIAWKHDVQTMIEGPGHVPMQLIRENMDKQLRECGEAPFYTLGPLTTDIAPGYDHITSAIGAAMIGWYGTAMLCYVTPKEHLGLPNRQDVRDGIMAYKIAAHAADLAKGHPGAQVRDNALSRARFEFRWEDQFHLGLDPEKAREFHDETLPKEAHKLAHFCSMCGPHFCSMKITQEVRDYASERGVDAEAALQAGMAEKSAQFREHGAQVYRAE; translated from the coding sequence ATGAATGCACAGCTCCTCGCCCTGCAGCAACAAGCCCAGCAACTGTCCGAGGCGGTGACCCGCCCGATTCCCGGCTCGCACAAGATCCACGTCCAGGGCTCGCGCCCGGACCTGCGCGTGCCGATGCGCGAGATCACGCTGACGCGTACGCCCACGGCGTTCGGCGGCCAGGAGAACGCGCCGGTCACGGTGTACGACCCGTCCGGTCCCTACACCGATCCGCAGGCGGCCATCGACCTGTGCGCCGGCCTGCCGGCGCTGCGTCGCGGCTGGATCGAGGAGCGCGGCGATACTGAACTGCTCGATGGGCTGAGCTCGGCGTTCGGCCGCAGCCGCGAGAACGATCCGCGCCTGGAGGCGGTGCGCTTCCCCAACCGCGTGCTGCCGCGCCGGGCAAGGGCCGGGTCCAACGTCACCCAGATGCACTACGCGCGCCGCGGGATCATCACCCCGGAGATGGAGTTCGTCGCCATCCGCGAGAACCAGCGGCTGGAAGCGATACGCGATGCCGGCCTGCTGGCCCAGCATCCGGGCGAGAGTTTTGGCGCCAGCGTCCCGAAGATCATCACGCCCGAATTCGTGCGCGATGAGATCGCCCGCGGCCGCGCGATCCTGCCCAACAACATCAACCATCCGGAAAGCGAGCCGATGATCATCGGCCGCAACTTCCTCACCAAGATCAACGCCAACATCGGCAACTCCGCGGTGTCCTCGGGCATCGCCGAGGAGGTGGAGAAGCTGGTGTGGGCGATCCGCTGGGGCGGCGACACGGTGATGGACCTGTCCACCGGCAAGCACATCCACGAGACCCGCGAATGGATCATCCGCAACTCGCCGGTGCCGATCGGCACGGTGCCGATCTACCAGGCGCTGGAGAAGGTCGACGGCCGCGCCGAGGAGCTGACCTGGGAGATCTTCCGCGACACGCTGATCGAACAGGCCGAGCAGGGCGTGGACTACTTCACCATCCACGCCGGCGTACTGCTTCGCTACGTGCCGCTCACCGCGAAGCGCGTCACCGGCATCGTCTCGCGTGGCGGCTCGATTCTGGCCAAGTGGTGCCTGGCCCACCATCGCGAGAATTTCCTCTACACCCACTTCGAGGAAATCTGCGAAATCATGAAGGCCTACGACGTGGCCTTCTCGCTGGGTGACGGCCTGCGCCCGGGTTGCATCGCAGACGCCAACGATGCGGCCCAGTTCGGCGAGCTGGAAACGCTGGGCGAACTGACGAAGATCGCGTGGAAGCACGACGTGCAGACCATGATCGAAGGCCCCGGCCACGTGCCGATGCAGCTGATCAGGGAGAACATGGACAAGCAGCTGCGCGAGTGCGGCGAGGCGCCGTTCTACACGCTGGGCCCGCTGACCACCGACATCGCTCCCGGCTATGACCACATCACCAGCGCGATTGGTGCGGCGATGATCGGCTGGTACGGCACGGCGATGCTCTGCTACGTAACGCCCAAGGAGCACCTGGGCCTGCCCAACCGCCAGGACGTACGCGACGGGATCATGGCCTACAAGATCGCCGCGCACGCGGCCGACCTGGCCAAGGGCCATCCCGGCGCGCAGGTACGTGACAACGCGTTGTCGCGCGCGCGCTTCGAGTTCCGCTGGGAGGACCAGTTCCACCTGGGCCTGGATCCGGAGAAGGCCAGGGAGTTCCACGACGAGACCCTGCCCAAGGAGGCGCACAAGCTGGCGCACTTCTGTTCGATGTGCGGCCCGCACTTCTGCTCGATGAAGATCACCCAGGAAGTGCGTGACTACGCCAGCGAACGCGGGGTGGATGCCGAGGCCGCGCTGCAGGCCGGCATGGCAGAGAAGTCGGCCCAGTTCCGCGAGCACGGCGCCCAGGTGTATCGCGCCGAGTGA